The Saccharothrix variisporea genome has a segment encoding these proteins:
- a CDS encoding helix-turn-helix domain-containing protein yields MPGNGASPTAAKRRLGQALARLREATGTSQEHMAEVLECSPAKIRRIEVGDVAVRQAELRVLLDHYGTCCADREPIEHLAREARKRRPRTGLGAALPGFFRRFHALEELATEVLRYQAELVPGPLQTPDYARALLTAHPHHRPDDVERLVEARMARLDRIIDGEQCLHVVLHEAAVRAGVGTRDVMRGQHRHLRELAALPNVTLQVLPLDAPAHALTGYPFVMLRFPDSDPIVYLEALTTAATVEDPSHITRYEEAFETLHRTALSPQKAATLLSTLERAR; encoded by the coding sequence GTGCCCGGCAACGGCGCGAGTCCCACCGCGGCCAAGCGGAGGCTCGGGCAAGCGCTAGCCCGACTGCGCGAAGCCACCGGCACCAGCCAGGAGCACATGGCCGAGGTGTTGGAGTGCTCGCCCGCCAAGATCCGGCGCATCGAGGTCGGCGACGTGGCCGTTCGGCAGGCCGAGTTGAGGGTCTTGCTGGACCACTACGGCACCTGCTGCGCCGACCGCGAACCGATCGAGCACCTCGCCCGCGAAGCCCGCAAACGCCGTCCCCGCACCGGTCTGGGCGCGGCGCTGCCCGGTTTCTTCCGCAGGTTCCACGCCTTGGAGGAGCTGGCGACCGAAGTCCTGCGCTACCAAGCGGAACTGGTCCCCGGCCCGCTCCAGACCCCCGACTACGCCCGCGCCCTGCTCACCGCCCACCCGCACCACCGACCGGACGACGTCGAGCGACTCGTCGAGGCGCGCATGGCCCGGCTGGACCGCATCATCGACGGCGAGCAGTGCTTGCACGTAGTCCTGCACGAAGCCGCCGTACGAGCAGGCGTCGGGACACGCGACGTCATGCGCGGCCAGCACCGCCACCTGCGCGAGCTAGCCGCATTGCCGAACGTGACGCTCCAGGTCCTGCCGCTGGACGCCCCCGCACACGCCCTGACCGGCTACCCGTTCGTCATGCTGCGCTTCCCGGACAGCGACCCGATCGTCTACCTGGAAGCACTCACCACCGCCGCCACCGTCGAGGATCCGAGCCACATCACGCGCTACGAGGAAGCCTTCGAAACCCTCCACCGAACCGCCCTGTCACCCCAAAAAGCGGCCACCCTGCTGTCCACATTGGAACGTGCCCGATGA
- a CDS encoding DUF397 domain-containing protein — protein sequence MTPKARMTTWRKSSHSGGTGGDCVELAHTTTAILVRDSKAPHAHPLRFPPTTFGTFLQALRNG from the coding sequence ATGACTCCGAAGGCCCGGATGACGACCTGGCGCAAGTCAAGCCACAGCGGCGGCACCGGCGGCGACTGCGTCGAACTGGCCCACACCACCACAGCGATCCTGGTCCGCGACTCGAAGGCCCCACACGCCCACCCGCTGCGCTTCCCCCCAACGACGTTCGGAACCTTCCTGCAAGCACTCAGGAACGGCTGA
- a CDS encoding DUF1992 domain-containing protein produces MTQRKPAGVGFETWVERQIREAQEKGEFDGLPGAGKPLSGLAGPHDELWWVKEKVRREEGTVLPPTLQLRKEAAEAREAAGRAASEEEVRRILGEINAKITEAIRKPMSGPPLNLMTFDVEHVVREWRISRS; encoded by the coding sequence ATGACCCAGCGCAAGCCTGCCGGTGTCGGCTTCGAGACGTGGGTGGAGCGGCAGATTCGGGAAGCTCAGGAGAAGGGCGAGTTCGACGGGTTGCCCGGTGCCGGCAAGCCGTTGAGCGGGTTGGCCGGGCCGCATGACGAGTTGTGGTGGGTCAAGGAGAAGGTTCGTCGTGAAGAGGGCACCGTGTTGCCGCCGACCCTCCAACTCCGCAAGGAAGCAGCGGAGGCGCGGGAGGCGGCGGGGCGGGCGGCGTCCGAGGAGGAGGTTCGGCGGATTCTCGGGGAGATCAACGCGAAGATCACCGAGGCGATCCGCAAGCCGATGTCCGGGCCGCCGTTGAACCTGATGACCTTCGACGTCGAGCACGTCGTGCGGGAGTGGCGGATCAGCCGTTCCTGA
- a CDS encoding ribonucleoside-diphosphate reductase subunit alpha, whose amino-acid sequence MTVVDARPLEATWLEAIRLEVPRLAADLPDVESDRVLRLVESGATADADPRDLAVRAAAALTATDPQYSKLAARLLTLTIDEEVGEQRFSAVVARGAELRLLSERLVGFVARHADELDAIIDPEATDRFEYFGLRTVYDRYLLRHPEKRTAIETPQHFFLRVACGLSETVEEARELYALLSRLDYLPSSPTLFNSGTRHPQLSSCFLLDSPRDELESIYHRYSEVARLSKFSGGIGISWTRVRSRGSLIRGTNGRSNGIVPWLRTLDASVAAVNQGGRRKGAACVYLEPWHADVEEFLELRDNTGDEAQRTHNLNLALWVPDEFMRRVEADADWSLFDPKDVPHLTDLWGADFDTAYKTAEQQGLAKRTVPARALYGRMMRTLAQTGNGWMTFKDAANRASNQTALPGNVIHLSNLCTEILEVTSDDETAVCNLGSVNLARHVTADGVDWDRLRATVRTAVKFLDRTIDLTYYPTSSAGGGNRRWRPVGLGVMGLADVFFQRKLAFDSPEALELSTRIAEEIALTAFETSAELAEKHGPHPEFGATRAARGQLHLDHFPDATPSQPERWRRLKTRIARHGLRNSLIVAIAPTATIASIAGCSECIEPVVSTLFKRETLSGEFLQVNPYLVRDLKDLGRWDQATRDAIKQADGSIQGLDLPADLKARYRTAWELPQKALIDLAAARTPYVDQSQSLNLFSAAPTIGKLSSMYAYAWRAGLKTTYYLRSRPATRIAQTTVAPAIACSLENPETCEACQ is encoded by the coding sequence TTGACCGTTGTCGACGCGCGGCCTCTGGAAGCGACGTGGCTGGAAGCGATCCGGCTGGAAGTGCCGCGGTTGGCTGCCGATCTGCCGGACGTGGAGAGCGACCGGGTCCTGCGCCTGGTCGAGTCGGGGGCGACCGCCGACGCCGATCCGCGTGACCTGGCGGTTCGCGCCGCTGCCGCGCTGACCGCGACCGACCCGCAGTACTCCAAGCTCGCCGCACGCCTGCTCACCCTCACGATCGACGAAGAAGTGGGGGAACAGCGGTTCTCGGCGGTCGTGGCGCGGGGGGCCGAGTTGAGGTTGTTGTCCGAGCGGCTGGTGGGCTTTGTCGCCAGGCATGCCGACGAGCTCGACGCGATCATCGATCCCGAGGCCACCGACCGGTTCGAGTACTTCGGGTTGCGCACGGTCTACGACCGCTACCTGTTGCGACACCCCGAGAAGCGCACCGCCATCGAGACGCCGCAGCACTTCTTCCTGCGCGTCGCCTGCGGCCTGTCCGAGACGGTCGAGGAAGCCCGCGAGCTCTACGCCCTCCTCTCCCGCCTCGACTACCTGCCCAGCTCACCCACCCTGTTCAACTCCGGCACCCGCCACCCGCAGCTGTCCTCCTGCTTCCTGCTCGACTCGCCGCGCGACGAGCTGGAGTCGATCTACCACCGCTACTCCGAGGTCGCCCGGCTGTCGAAGTTCTCCGGCGGCATCGGCATCTCGTGGACGCGCGTCCGCTCCCGCGGCTCGCTGATCCGGGGCACCAACGGCCGGTCCAACGGCATCGTGCCCTGGCTGCGCACGCTGGACGCCTCGGTCGCCGCCGTCAACCAGGGCGGCCGGCGCAAGGGCGCGGCCTGCGTCTACCTCGAACCCTGGCACGCCGACGTCGAGGAGTTCCTGGAGCTGCGCGACAACACCGGTGACGAAGCCCAGCGCACGCACAACCTCAACCTGGCGCTCTGGGTGCCCGACGAGTTCATGCGCCGCGTCGAGGCCGACGCCGACTGGTCGCTGTTCGACCCCAAGGACGTCCCGCACCTGACCGACCTCTGGGGCGCGGACTTCGACACCGCCTACAAAACAGCCGAACAGCAGGGCTTGGCCAAGAGGACGGTGCCGGCCCGCGCGCTCTACGGACGGATGATGCGCACGCTGGCCCAGACGGGCAACGGCTGGATGACGTTCAAGGACGCCGCCAACCGCGCGTCCAACCAGACGGCGCTCCCGGGCAACGTCATCCACCTGTCCAACCTGTGCACCGAGATCCTGGAGGTCACCAGCGACGACGAGACCGCCGTCTGCAACCTCGGCTCGGTGAACCTGGCCCGGCACGTCACCGCCGACGGTGTGGACTGGGACCGCCTGCGCGCGACCGTCCGCACGGCGGTGAAGTTCCTGGACCGCACGATCGACCTCACCTACTACCCCACTTCGTCGGCGGGCGGCGGCAACCGGCGGTGGCGGCCGGTGGGGCTGGGCGTGATGGGGTTGGCGGACGTGTTCTTCCAGCGCAAGCTCGCCTTCGACTCCCCCGAGGCGCTGGAGCTGTCCACCCGCATCGCCGAGGAGATCGCGCTGACCGCGTTCGAGACCTCGGCGGAGCTGGCCGAGAAGCACGGTCCGCACCCGGAGTTCGGCGCCACCCGCGCCGCGCGCGGCCAACTGCACCTCGACCACTTCCCCGACGCCACCCCGAGCCAACCCGAGCGCTGGCGACGACTGAAAACCCGGATCGCCCGCCACGGTCTGCGCAACTCGCTGATCGTGGCCATCGCGCCCACCGCCACCATCGCCTCCATCGCGGGCTGCTCGGAGTGCATCGAGCCGGTGGTCTCGACGCTGTTCAAGCGGGAAACCCTGTCCGGCGAGTTCCTGCAGGTCAACCCGTACCTGGTGCGCGACCTCAAGGACCTGGGCCGCTGGGACCAAGCCACCCGCGACGCCATCAAGCAGGCCGACGGCTCGATCCAGGGACTCGACCTGCCCGCGGACCTCAAGGCCCGCTACCGCACCGCGTGGGAACTGCCGCAGAAGGCGCTGATCGACCTGGCCGCCGCCCGCACGCCGTACGTGGACCAGAGCCAGTCGCTCAACCTGTTCTCCGCCGCGCCCACGATCGGCAAGCTGTCCTCGATGTACGCCTACGCCTGGCGCGCGGGCCTCAAGACCACCTACTACCTGCGCTCCCGCCCGGCCACCCGCATCGCCCAAACGACGGTGGCACCCGCGATCGCCTGCTCCCTGGAGAACCCCGAGACCTGCGAGGCCTGCCAGTGA
- a CDS encoding ribonucleotide-diphosphate reductase subunit beta, translating to MTALLLDPGMDLTLRPMRYPDFYEQYRAAIRNTWTVEEVDLAADVADLARLSPAEHHLVKRLVAFFATGDSIVANNLVLNLYQHVNAPEARLYLSRQLFEEAVHVQFYLTLLDTYLPDHDERAQAFAAIEHIPSIRAKGEFCFKWIDSINGLTALRTREDRRAFLLNLICFAACIEGLFFYGAFAYVYWLRSRGLLQGLATGTNWVFRDESMHMNFAFSVVDTVRAEEPDLFDDDLRAQVTDMLREAVEAEFRFAQDVCGDGLAGMNARDMREYLSYVADQRLVRLGMEPVFGATNPFPFMELQDVQELTNFFERRVSAYQVAVSGTVSLDEDF from the coding sequence GTGACCGCCCTCCTGCTCGACCCCGGCATGGACCTGACCCTGCGCCCGATGCGCTACCCGGACTTCTACGAGCAGTACCGGGCCGCGATCCGCAACACCTGGACGGTGGAGGAGGTGGACCTCGCCGCCGACGTCGCCGACCTGGCCCGCCTGTCCCCCGCCGAGCACCACCTGGTCAAGCGGCTGGTCGCGTTCTTCGCCACCGGCGACTCGATCGTGGCCAACAACCTCGTGCTCAACCTCTACCAGCACGTCAACGCCCCCGAAGCCCGCCTCTACCTGTCCCGGCAGCTGTTCGAGGAGGCCGTGCACGTCCAGTTCTACCTGACCCTGCTGGACACCTACCTGCCCGACCACGACGAGCGCGCGCAAGCGTTCGCGGCCATCGAGCACATCCCGTCCATCCGCGCCAAGGGCGAGTTCTGCTTCAAGTGGATCGACTCGATCAACGGCCTGACCGCGCTGCGCACCCGCGAGGACCGCCGCGCGTTCCTGCTCAACCTCATCTGCTTCGCCGCGTGCATCGAGGGCTTGTTCTTCTACGGGGCCTTCGCCTACGTGTACTGGCTGCGCTCGCGCGGACTGCTGCAAGGCCTGGCCACCGGCACGAACTGGGTGTTCCGGGACGAGTCCATGCACATGAACTTCGCGTTCAGCGTCGTGGACACCGTCCGCGCCGAGGAGCCGGACCTGTTCGACGACGACCTGCGCGCGCAGGTGACCGACATGCTCCGCGAAGCGGTCGAGGCGGAGTTCCGGTTCGCGCAGGACGTGTGCGGCGACGGCCTGGCCGGCATGAACGCGCGCGACATGCGCGAGTACCTGTCCTACGTGGCCGACCAGCGGCTGGTGCGCTTGGGCATGGAACCGGTGTTCGGCGCGACGAACCCGTTCCCGTTCATGGAGTTGCAGGACGTGCAGGAGCTGACCAACTTCTTCGAGCGGCGCGTCTCGGCCTACCAGGTCGCGGTGTCGGGCACGGTCTCGCTGGACGAGGACTTCTGA
- a CDS encoding cellulose binding domain-containing protein, producing the protein MAVRSALVALLGAVAAVVALVVAAPGSAAPAEPVRIMALGDSITGSPGCWRALLDRDLRAAGHTAIDFVGTLPGQGCGFPYDGENEGHGGYLATNVADQNQLVGWLAQTHPHVVLMHFGTNDVWNNRSPSTILAAFGKLVDQMRADNPDVKVLVAQIIPMNPANCAECAQRVVDLNAAIPGWAAAKSTARSPVTVVDQWTGFSTSADTGDGVHPNASGDRKIADRWFPALVNALGGVSPTSTTTTTTTTSPGVACDAVVKVVNKWPGGFQVEVTFTNRGTTPTSGWSVGFALNSGMTVAQVWSGTVSQSGLNLTVRNASWNGQVAPAGSATVGMIVNGDPTGWNPVPICSLS; encoded by the coding sequence ATGGCCGTGCGGAGTGCCTTGGTCGCGTTGTTGGGCGCGGTGGCGGCGGTCGTGGCGTTGGTGGTGGCCGCGCCTGGTTCGGCTGCGCCGGCCGAGCCGGTGCGGATCATGGCCCTGGGTGACTCGATCACCGGCTCGCCGGGCTGCTGGCGGGCGTTGCTGGACCGGGACCTGCGGGCGGCCGGGCACACGGCGATCGACTTCGTGGGCACGCTGCCGGGGCAGGGCTGCGGGTTCCCCTACGACGGGGAGAACGAGGGCCACGGCGGGTACCTGGCGACGAACGTGGCCGACCAGAACCAGCTCGTCGGCTGGCTCGCGCAGACCCACCCGCACGTGGTGCTGATGCACTTCGGCACCAACGACGTGTGGAACAACCGCTCGCCTTCGACCATCCTGGCCGCGTTCGGCAAGCTGGTCGACCAGATGCGTGCGGACAACCCGGACGTGAAGGTCCTGGTCGCGCAGATCATCCCGATGAACCCGGCCAACTGCGCCGAGTGCGCGCAGCGGGTGGTCGACCTGAACGCGGCGATCCCCGGCTGGGCGGCGGCGAAGTCCACCGCGCGGTCGCCGGTGACCGTGGTCGACCAGTGGACCGGGTTCTCCACGTCCGCCGACACCGGCGACGGGGTGCACCCGAACGCGTCGGGCGACCGGAAGATCGCCGATCGCTGGTTCCCCGCCCTGGTGAACGCCCTGGGTGGGGTCTCGCCGACCAGCACGACCACGACCACCACGACGACTTCGCCCGGGGTCGCGTGTGACGCGGTGGTCAAGGTGGTCAACAAGTGGCCGGGCGGGTTCCAGGTCGAGGTCACCTTCACCAACCGGGGCACGACGCCCACGTCCGGCTGGTCGGTCGGGTTCGCGTTGAACTCCGGCATGACCGTGGCGCAGGTGTGGAGCGGCACGGTGAGCCAGTCCGGGCTGAACCTCACCGTCCGCAACGCTTCGTGGAACGGGCAGGTCGCGCCGGCCGGCTCGGCGACCGTCGGGATGATCGTCAACGGCGATCCGACCGGCTGGAACCCCGTGCCGATCTGCTCACTGTCCTGA
- a CDS encoding cellulase family glycosylhydrolase, with translation MRKRFTVVGAAIAAMVLSLLTAAPPASAATGFYVSGGKLYESNGAEFVMRGVNHAHTWYTSRTTQALKDVKALGANTVRVVLSSGDRWTRNDAADVANVVSQCKANKLICVLEVHDTTGYGEQSGAVTLAKAVDYWIGIKSALVGQEQYVLLNIGNEPYGNQGYATWAADNKDAIARLRAAGFQHTIMVDAPNWGQDWSFTMRDNAAAVFAADPAKNVVFSIHMYGVFDTAAEINDYLGRFVSAGLPIVVGEFGDNHSDGNPDEDTIFATTQQRGIGYLAWSWSGNGGGVEYLDLAVNWDPANLSAWGRRAFNGANGIKATSKEATVFGGGNGGDTQAPSVPGTPTASGVTADSVTLSWAASTDNVGVTGYDVVRVSGTTESPAGSSSGTSVTVTGLSAATSYTFAVYARDAAGNRSGRSGTVAVTTLPGGGGGSCSVAYKVAGQWQGGFQGDVKITNTGSAAINGWNLKWTYANGQTITQSWGASFAQASSAVTMTNAPYTATIPPAGSVSFGFIGTWNGTNSVPTAFTLNGATCAVG, from the coding sequence ATGCGCAAGCGATTCACCGTGGTCGGCGCCGCCATCGCCGCCATGGTCCTCTCCCTGCTGACCGCGGCGCCGCCCGCGTCGGCGGCCACCGGGTTCTACGTCAGCGGCGGCAAGCTGTACGAGTCCAACGGCGCCGAGTTCGTCATGCGCGGCGTCAACCACGCCCACACCTGGTACACCAGCCGCACCACCCAGGCCCTCAAGGACGTCAAGGCGCTGGGCGCGAACACCGTCCGCGTGGTGCTCTCCAGCGGCGACCGGTGGACGCGCAACGACGCGGCGGACGTCGCCAACGTCGTCAGCCAGTGCAAGGCCAACAAGCTGATCTGCGTGCTGGAGGTGCACGACACCACCGGCTACGGCGAGCAGAGCGGCGCGGTGACCCTGGCCAAGGCCGTCGACTACTGGATCGGCATCAAGAGCGCGCTGGTCGGCCAGGAGCAGTACGTCCTGCTCAACATCGGCAACGAGCCCTACGGCAACCAGGGCTACGCGACCTGGGCGGCCGACAACAAGGACGCCATCGCCCGGCTGCGCGCGGCCGGCTTCCAGCACACGATCATGGTCGACGCCCCGAACTGGGGCCAGGACTGGTCGTTCACCATGCGCGACAACGCGGCCGCGGTGTTCGCCGCCGACCCGGCCAAGAACGTCGTGTTCTCCATCCACATGTACGGCGTGTTCGACACGGCCGCGGAGATCAACGACTACCTGGGCCGGTTCGTCAGCGCCGGCCTGCCGATCGTGGTCGGCGAGTTCGGCGACAACCACTCCGACGGCAACCCCGACGAGGACACCATCTTCGCCACCACCCAGCAGCGCGGCATCGGCTACCTGGCCTGGTCGTGGTCGGGCAACGGCGGCGGCGTCGAGTACCTCGACCTGGCCGTCAACTGGGACCCCGCCAACCTGTCCGCGTGGGGCCGGCGGGCGTTCAACGGCGCCAACGGCATCAAGGCCACCTCGAAGGAGGCCACGGTGTTCGGCGGCGGCAACGGCGGCGACACCCAGGCGCCGTCGGTCCCCGGCACGCCCACCGCGTCCGGCGTGACCGCCGATTCGGTGACCCTGAGCTGGGCCGCCTCGACCGACAACGTGGGCGTGACGGGGTACGACGTGGTCCGGGTCAGCGGGACGACGGAGTCGCCGGCCGGCTCTTCCAGCGGAACTTCGGTGACGGTGACCGGGCTGTCGGCGGCCACCTCGTACACCTTCGCCGTCTACGCGCGCGACGCCGCCGGCAACCGGTCCGGGAGGTCGGGCACGGTGGCCGTCACGACCTTGCCCGGCGGCGGTGGCGGGTCGTGCTCGGTGGCGTACAAGGTCGCGGGCCAGTGGCAGGGTGGGTTCCAGGGTGACGTGAAGATCACCAACACGGGCTCGGCCGCGATCAACGGCTGGAACCTGAAGTGGACCTATGCGAACGGTCAGACGATCACGCAGAGCTGGGGCGCTTCTTTTGCGCAGGCGTCCAGCGCGGTCACCATGACCAACGCCCCCTACACGGCGACCATCCCGCCGGCGGGGTCGGTGAGCTTCGGGTTCATCGGGACGTGGAACGGCACGAACTCCGTGCCGACCGCGTTCACCCTCAACGGCGCGACCTGTGCGGTGGGGTGA
- a CDS encoding LacI family DNA-binding transcriptional regulator: protein MGAKRPTISDIAKAAGVSTGAVSYALNNRPGVSEPTRRRIMDIADRLGWVPSSAARSLSDGRANAIGLVVDRPARVIGVEPYFMQLIAGIQGALAGGPTALLLQVTDNAQAELAAYRRWWGERRVDGVLLVDLVEDDPRVELVRELRLPAVVLGEPVVDDVPCVWTDDEAAVAEVLEYLVALGHRRIVRVAGPTRFVHTQTRSRAFTTAAARLGLSEARVVHTDYSDEAAARVTRRVLTGGDAPTALVFDNDVMAVSALGVAHELGLSVPEQLSLVAWDDSALCRLVRPALSAVRRPIAERGAAAVRLLLDVIGGESVEHVKTSDPELVPRASTGPVG, encoded by the coding sequence GTGGGAGCTAAGCGTCCGACCATCTCGGACATCGCCAAGGCCGCGGGTGTGTCGACCGGTGCGGTGTCGTACGCGCTCAACAACCGGCCCGGGGTGTCCGAACCCACCCGGCGGCGGATCATGGACATCGCCGACCGGCTCGGGTGGGTGCCCAGCAGCGCGGCGCGGTCGTTGAGCGACGGTCGGGCGAACGCGATCGGGCTGGTCGTGGACCGGCCGGCGCGGGTGATCGGGGTCGAGCCCTACTTCATGCAGTTGATCGCGGGCATCCAAGGGGCGTTGGCGGGTGGGCCGACGGCGTTGTTGTTGCAGGTGACCGACAACGCGCAGGCTGAACTGGCGGCTTATCGGCGGTGGTGGGGGGAGCGGCGGGTCGACGGGGTACTGCTCGTGGATCTTGTGGAGGACGATCCGCGGGTGGAGTTGGTCCGGGAGTTGAGGTTGCCGGCGGTGGTGTTGGGGGAGCCGGTCGTCGACGACGTGCCGTGCGTGTGGACCGATGACGAGGCCGCGGTCGCCGAGGTGTTGGAGTACCTGGTCGCCTTGGGGCATCGGAGGATTGTGCGGGTCGCCGGGCCGACCCGGTTCGTGCACACACAGACTCGGTCGCGGGCCTTCACCACGGCGGCGGCGCGGCTGGGGTTGAGTGAAGCGCGGGTGGTGCACACCGACTACTCGGACGAGGCGGCGGCTCGGGTGACGCGCCGGGTGTTGACCGGGGGAGATGCGCCCACGGCGCTGGTGTTCGACAACGACGTGATGGCGGTGTCGGCGCTGGGGGTCGCGCACGAGCTGGGGTTGTCGGTGCCCGAGCAGTTGTCGTTGGTGGCGTGGGACGACTCGGCGTTGTGCCGGCTGGTGCGGCCGGCGTTGTCGGCGGTGCGGCGGCCGATCGCGGAGCGTGGTGCGGCGGCGGTGCGGTTGTTGCTCGACGTGATCGGCGGGGAGTCGGTGGAGCACGTGAAGACCTCCGATCCCGAGCTGGTGCCGAGGGCGAGCACGGGGCCGGTGGGCTGA
- a CDS encoding acetylxylan esterase translates to MPWFDLPEADLATYRTTTEEPEALDTWWQSRLTEARTAAEPPTVTPYGTDTYGPLRIWDVEFSGANGDRIRAWYLRPPTTDDLPTVVTYIGYGGGRSVPADHTLLPSAGYAVFVMDTRGQGGRWATGQTPDRADAGPEFPGVMTRGITSPETYYYTRLMTDAALAVEAAASLDGVDPTRLAVSGASQGGGLALAAAALTTDAVRVCHADVPFLCDFQRAITLTAAEPYAEISAFLAHQTNLIPQALDTLRYVDAALLSRRITATSLLSVGLMDEVCPPSTVYAAYNEIKAPKSIEVFPFSGHQTPRNHEETKLRHLHEHL, encoded by the coding sequence ATGCCCTGGTTCGACCTCCCGGAAGCCGACCTGGCGACCTACCGCACCACGACCGAGGAGCCCGAGGCCCTCGACACGTGGTGGCAATCCCGCCTGACCGAAGCCCGAACCGCAGCCGAACCCCCAACCGTCACGCCGTACGGCACGGACACCTACGGCCCCCTCAGGATCTGGGACGTCGAGTTCTCCGGCGCCAACGGCGACCGCATCCGAGCCTGGTACCTGCGCCCGCCGACCACCGACGACCTCCCGACCGTGGTCACCTACATCGGCTACGGCGGCGGCCGTTCCGTCCCCGCGGACCACACCCTGCTCCCGTCGGCCGGCTACGCGGTCTTCGTCATGGACACCCGAGGCCAAGGCGGCCGCTGGGCCACCGGCCAGACACCGGACCGCGCCGATGCCGGCCCGGAGTTCCCCGGCGTCATGACCCGAGGCATCACCAGCCCGGAGACCTACTACTACACCCGCCTGATGACCGACGCCGCCCTGGCCGTAGAAGCAGCCGCCTCCCTGGACGGCGTGGACCCCACCCGACTCGCCGTCTCCGGCGCCAGCCAGGGCGGCGGCCTGGCGTTGGCCGCAGCCGCCCTCACCACCGACGCGGTACGGGTCTGCCACGCCGATGTGCCGTTCCTGTGCGACTTCCAACGAGCCATCACCCTCACAGCCGCCGAGCCCTACGCAGAGATCTCGGCCTTCCTGGCCCACCAAACGAACCTCATCCCCCAGGCGCTCGACACCCTGCGCTACGTAGACGCGGCCCTGCTGTCCCGCCGCATCACCGCAACATCACTACTCAGCGTCGGCCTGATGGACGAGGTCTGCCCACCCTCGACGGTCTACGCGGCCTACAACGAGATCAAGGCCCCGAAGTCCATCGAGGTCTTCCCGTTCAGCGGCCACCAAACCCCGCGCAACCACGAGGAAACCAAGCTCCGCCACCTGCACGAGCACCTCTAA